One Spea bombifrons isolate aSpeBom1 chromosome 1, aSpeBom1.2.pri, whole genome shotgun sequence DNA window includes the following coding sequences:
- the XBP1 gene encoding LOW QUALITY PROTEIN: X-box-binding protein 1 (The sequence of the model RefSeq protein was modified relative to this genomic sequence to represent the inferred CDS: deleted 2 bases in 1 codon) → MVVMGAPKVIFMSEQVECNPGSLSSVMLPIHSPSSPESTAGDQPPRKRQRLTHLSPEEKALRRKLKNRVAAQTARDRKKARMSELEQQVLDLEIENEKLLMENKILREKSLGLVSENQELRQRLGLSALELKEEEEFEVQIQSRPDEVRPVTGSAERSTQTMCPSAAGAGPDVPEPDEVFMDPDSPHSSDSESDILLGLLESLDSDMLLNCEGTVSWNPQEEVKGDESNSLPTSPPSSLGAPSAKLEAINELIRFDHVYTKPLSSDQDSELDNATNVVVKVEEASFNPCHVSTTSVKEESKEDDPIPVLGMQSLLSCPENNPEKPLKILDSGSDSGYEGCSSPFSEISSPLNADHVWEDSFTTELFPQLLSVQMDQSCSPSSPDTSLFWNHSTEFEDGPF, encoded by the exons ATGGTTGTTATGGGAGCCCCCAAAGTGATTTTTATGTCCGAGCAGGTGGAGTGTAATCCCGGGAGTCTGAGCTCCGTCATGTTACCCATCCACAGCCCGTCCAGCCCGGAGTCCACCGCCGGGGATCAGCCGCCGAGAAAGAGGCAGAGACTCACCCACCTTTCACCGGAGGAGAAAGCACTGAGGAG aaaattaaaaaacagaGTCGCCGCACAGACTGCAAGAGACAGAAAGAAAGCTAGAATGAGTGAACTCGAGCAGCAAGTGCTGGATCTAGAAATTGAG AATGAGAAACTCCTTATGGAAAATAAGATTTTGCGAGAAAAGTCTCTTGGCCTGGTGTCTGAGAATCAGGAGCTACGCCAGAGATTGGGCCTTAGTGCCTTGGAAttgaaggaagaagaagagtttGAG GTCCAAATTCAGTCCAGACCAGATGAAGTCAGGCCGGTGACCGGGTCCGCTGAG CGCAGCACTCAGACTATGTGCccctctgcagcaggagcaGGCCCAGATGTCCCCGAACCTGACGAAGTCTTCATGGATCCTGACAGCCCTCACTCTTCAGACTCTGAG tCTGATATCTTGCTGGGCCTTCTGGAAAGCCTTGACTCTGACATGCTCCTTAACTGTGAAGGAACAGTGTCCTGGAATCCACAAGAAGAGGTCAAAGGAGATGAATCCAATTCCTTACCCACCTCCCCACCTTCTTCTCTGGGGGCCCCATCAGCAAAGCTGGAGGCCATTAATGAACTGATAAGGTTTGATCATGTCTACACCAAACCATTGAGCTCAGACCAAGATTCTGAGCTAGATAATGCGACCAATGTAGTAGTTAAAGTGGAGGAAGCATCTTTCAACCCTTGTCATGTTAGCACCACTTCTGTGAAAGAGGAGTCCAAAGAAGATGATCCAATACCCGTCTTGGGAATGCAAAGTTTGTTGTCCTGTCCCGAAAACAACCCTGAGAAACCATTGAAAATACTGGATTCAGGCAGTGACTCTGGCTACGAGGGGTGTTCTTCACCCTTTAGTGAAATATCTTCTCCTCTAAATGCTGACCATGTATGGGAGGACTCATTTACCACTGAACTGTTCCCGCAACTCCTCAGTGTCCAAATGGATCAATCCTGTTCCCCTTCATCTCCTGACACCAGTTTATTCTGGAATCACAGTACAGAATTTGAAGATGGACCTTTTTAA